From Deinococcus yavapaiensis KR-236, one genomic window encodes:
- a CDS encoding carbohydrate kinase family protein has translation MTPSIVVIGNINVDLIMGSHDRWPELGTEMLLDRMELRIGGSAGNSLVALRDLGATCSAIANVGTDAFGGWLRAQLVDVQGLWDTPNAPTSVTVALSHVSGERTFFSHLGHLAALSLEDVLDRLHVVRPGDIVLLVGAFLTPRLREQYPTLLAALKERRALVALDPGWPSEGWSHDVRAEVRSWLASCDFALLNDAELTALAERDNVLAAIEVLGPILPANGTLVVKCGSAGAVSYQAGVREQVDAPLVEVVDTVGAGDTFNAAYLHALAEGATKADALRTGVGVASLAISTFPRQYAPPSPPPHSASDASATLNSTQ, from the coding sequence ATGACGCCTTCCATCGTGGTGATCGGTAACATCAACGTCGACTTGATCATGGGCTCGCATGACCGCTGGCCCGAGCTTGGCACGGAGATGCTTCTGGACCGCATGGAGCTACGCATCGGTGGATCGGCGGGAAATTCTCTTGTCGCCTTGCGTGACCTCGGCGCGACGTGCAGCGCCATCGCCAACGTGGGCACCGACGCCTTCGGCGGCTGGCTCCGCGCGCAGCTCGTGGACGTCCAAGGCCTTTGGGACACGCCCAACGCGCCCACCTCCGTCACGGTCGCCCTCAGTCACGTCAGCGGTGAGCGAACGTTCTTCTCGCACCTCGGGCACTTGGCCGCACTGTCGTTGGAAGACGTGCTCGACCGTCTGCACGTCGTGCGCCCCGGCGACATCGTCTTGCTCGTCGGAGCGTTCCTCACGCCGCGTCTGCGCGAACAGTACCCCACCCTCCTCGCCGCCCTCAAGGAGCGTCGCGCGCTCGTGGCGCTCGATCCCGGCTGGCCGAGCGAGGGGTGGTCCCACGATGTTCGAGCGGAAGTCCGCTCGTGGCTCGCTTCTTGCGACTTCGCTTTGCTGAACGACGCCGAGTTGACGGCGCTCGCCGAGCGCGACAACGTCTTGGCGGCCATCGAGGTCCTCGGCCCAATCCTGCCTGCCAACGGAACGCTCGTCGTGAAGTGCGGATCGGCCGGGGCGGTGTCGTACCAAGCGGGTGTTCGCGAGCAGGTCGACGCCCCGCTGGTGGAAGTCGTCGATACCGTCGGGGCGGGCGATACCTTCAACGCGGCGTACTTGCACGCCCTGGCCGAGGGGGCCACGAAGGCAGACGCCTTGCGTACGGGTGTGGGCGTCGCATCCCTGGCGATTTCGACTTTTCCGCGTCAGTACGCGCCTCCTTCGCCTCCGCCCCACTCGGCGTCCGACGCGTCGGCCACGCTCAATTCGACGCAGTAA
- a CDS encoding PIG-L deacetylase family protein, which yields MAQPSLLAVFAHPDDEALRCGGTLAHYAAQGARITLVCATRGEAGRVTDPSLGHVEDVAALREQELKDACAHLGIGEPVFLGYHDSGRGERLRRDDPLATINVDLWEIEARILEVIARVQPHVMLTFDPHGIYGHPDHLIVHRAATAAFYSSGCLEKPVQRLYYTAQTRSEMQRMQGSLGVLAGLDPDTYGVSDCTVAVRVGVSRYAPQKRRALYAHRTQTGPLSTLGTMPDEVTKNAYEYETFSLGGSRTTVPRYPLRGFFDGLPVARRLKED from the coding sequence ATGGCCCAACCATCCCTGCTGGCCGTCTTCGCCCATCCCGATGACGAGGCGCTGCGCTGCGGCGGCACGCTGGCACACTACGCCGCGCAAGGAGCGCGCATCACCCTCGTGTGCGCCACGCGAGGTGAAGCGGGCCGCGTCACCGATCCCTCGCTCGGTCACGTCGAGGACGTCGCCGCACTGCGCGAACAGGAACTCAAGGACGCCTGCGCGCACTTGGGAATCGGCGAGCCGGTCTTTCTCGGCTACCACGACTCGGGCCGAGGTGAGAGGCTGCGCCGTGACGATCCGCTCGCCACGATCAACGTCGACCTTTGGGAGATCGAGGCGCGCATTCTCGAAGTCATCGCCCGCGTTCAACCGCACGTCATGCTGACCTTCGATCCACACGGCATCTACGGACATCCCGATCATTTGATCGTGCACCGCGCCGCCACTGCCGCCTTCTACTCCAGCGGTTGTCTGGAGAAGCCCGTGCAGCGCCTGTACTACACGGCGCAAACTCGAAGCGAGATGCAACGCATGCAAGGCAGCCTCGGCGTCCTGGCAGGACTCGACCCCGACACATACGGAGTGTCGGACTGCACGGTCGCCGTGCGCGTCGGCGTGTCTCGCTACGCGCCGCAGAAACGGCGCGCTCTGTACGCGCACCGCACTCAGACGGGGCCGTTGAGCACCCTCGGAACGATGCCCGATGAAGTCACGAAGAACGCCTACGAGTACGAGACGTTCAGCCTCGGCGGGTCGCGCACGACCGTGCCACGCTATCCATTGCGCGGCTTCTTCGACGGCTTGCCTGTCGCGCGGCGCCTGAAAGAGGATTGA
- a CDS encoding carbohydrate ABC transporter permease: MSAHASLSLDERRRRPLRERVTTLSAYLVLFVGAIVTLFPFAWMLLTSLKPFAELFTLAFLPSEPTLENYRTVLGQTAFVRWFVNSLLVAGVTTLSVLFFDSLVGYTLAKFDFPGKTLIFVAILSTLMIPTEMLVIPWFVGVVDLKLTNTYFSILFPGLMSAFGIFLMRQFFETVPSDLIEAARIDGMNEFGIFWKVALPLVRPALASLAIFTFLGNWNAFLWPLVVIQSPALRTLPVGVALFSGEAGTQWGLIMAASSLAVIPVLLVFAFFQRQIIEGIVMTGMKG; encoded by the coding sequence ATGAGCGCCCACGCTTCCCTTTCGCTCGACGAGCGTCGCCGGCGACCGCTTCGCGAGCGCGTCACGACGTTGAGCGCCTACCTCGTGCTGTTCGTCGGCGCGATCGTGACGTTGTTCCCGTTCGCGTGGATGCTCCTGACGAGCCTCAAACCGTTCGCGGAACTGTTCACGCTCGCGTTCCTGCCGTCCGAGCCGACCCTCGAGAACTACCGGACGGTCCTCGGTCAGACGGCCTTCGTGCGCTGGTTCGTCAACTCGCTGCTCGTCGCGGGCGTCACCACCCTCAGCGTGCTGTTTTTCGACTCGCTCGTCGGGTACACGCTCGCGAAGTTCGACTTTCCCGGCAAGACCCTCATCTTCGTGGCGATTTTGTCCACCCTGATGATTCCGACGGAGATGCTCGTCATTCCTTGGTTCGTCGGCGTCGTGGACCTCAAGCTCACCAACACGTACTTCAGCATTCTCTTCCCCGGTCTCATGTCGGCGTTCGGCATCTTCTTGATGCGGCAATTCTTCGAGACGGTTCCCAGCGACTTGATCGAAGCGGCGCGCATCGACGGCATGAACGAGTTCGGCATCTTCTGGAAGGTCGCCTTGCCGCTCGTGCGTCCTGCGCTGGCGAGCTTGGCGATCTTCACGTTCCTCGGCAACTGGAACGCCTTCTTGTGGCCCCTCGTCGTCATTCAAAGTCCCGCGTTACGCACCTTGCCCGTCGGCGTCGCCCTGTTCAGCGGTGAAGCGGGCACCCAGTGGGGCCTCATCATGGCCGCGTCGAGTCTCGCCGTGATTCCCGTGCTCTTGGTATTCGCCTTCTTCCAACGCCAAATCATCGAAGGCATCGTCATGACGGGCATGAAAGGGTAA
- a CDS encoding carbohydrate ABC transporter permease, with amino-acid sequence MSVPPPRAEGAFPSAPVRPKRTLSLKQRQALWAYSFLLVPLAFFVIVRFVPTLTAFRMSLFDWNTVGTEHPFVGFENYTRLASDATFGRALRNTAFYALIGVPAQIALGLGIALLLSRITALRGLLRALYFIPYVTPIVAATWVWQWLLSPQFGPVNTVLVTLGLPAQSFLTSPDQALPSATALVVWQNLGFQVVLFLAGLAAIPRSYYEAASLDGANGWYTFRRITFPLLNPTIVFSVVTGTIAYLQLFTQIVNLNFTDQGGPLQSTLTVAVYIYQVAFGRFQMGYASALTVVLFAIILVITLLQMRFLTRRFDY; translated from the coding sequence ATGAGCGTCCCGCCCCCTCGCGCGGAGGGGGCTTTCCCCTCCGCGCCCGTCCGCCCGAAGCGCACGTTGTCCCTCAAGCAACGTCAAGCGCTTTGGGCGTACAGCTTCCTGCTCGTTCCACTCGCCTTTTTCGTGATCGTGCGCTTCGTGCCGACCTTGACGGCATTCCGCATGAGCTTGTTCGATTGGAACACCGTCGGGACCGAGCACCCGTTCGTGGGCTTCGAGAATTACACGCGCCTGGCGTCCGACGCGACCTTCGGTCGCGCCTTGCGCAACACCGCGTTTTACGCCTTGATCGGCGTTCCCGCGCAAATCGCCCTCGGCCTTGGCATCGCGCTGCTGCTGTCACGCATCACGGCCTTGCGCGGCTTGCTGCGCGCCTTGTACTTCATTCCGTACGTCACGCCCATCGTCGCCGCCACGTGGGTGTGGCAGTGGCTGCTCTCGCCGCAGTTCGGGCCCGTGAACACGGTCCTCGTCACGCTCGGCCTTCCAGCTCAGTCGTTCCTGACGTCTCCCGACCAGGCGCTGCCGTCTGCGACGGCGCTCGTGGTGTGGCAAAACCTCGGTTTTCAAGTCGTGCTGTTCCTCGCGGGTCTCGCGGCGATTCCACGCTCGTACTACGAAGCGGCCTCGCTCGACGGAGCGAACGGCTGGTACACCTTCCGGCGCATCACGTTTCCGCTCTTGAATCCCACGATCGTCTTCAGCGTCGTGACAGGGACGATCGCGTACCTGCAATTGTTCACGCAAATCGTCAACTTGAACTTCACCGATCAAGGCGGTCCGTTGCAAAGCACCCTCACGGTCGCCGTGTACATCTATCAAGTTGCCTTCGGACGCTTCCAGATGGGGTACGCTTCCGCGCTCACGGTCGTCTTGTTCGCGATCATCCTCGTCATCACGCTGCTGCAAATGCGCTTCCTCACCCGGAGGTTCGACTACTGA
- a CDS encoding extracellular solute-binding protein, translating to MKKALKLLGLSTLLSASVAAAQDVTITYWQYEFASKVTLMNKLIARFEAQNPGIKVKQETFPYDAYNQKVATSIPAGQGPDVVNLFYGWLPQYVDGGYLQALPAKDFPVRTIDANFVPMVKTSKIDGKYYALPTAVRTLAIFYNKELFKQAGIRSAPRTWNDFLTAAQKITKGAAPRFTTLGFAMAPDGQDYHVLREVLLRQYGGRPYSADGKQATYDTEAGVKALTFYADLVTKYKVGVPNFFPGNNAYRDAFIAGRAGMIIDGSFAIGSIRSGAKFDWGVATLPVMNQGGQRGNFGSYWVNGITKNARGAKLDASVKFLKFLTSEEVMREWLRDVGEIPASRRLSSQADLRKDPVYGPFVQSLPFATSTLFVDEAGQRRVWVDAINSVILEKGDPAAALKRAVAEEQKILNDYYKK from the coding sequence ATGAAGAAAGCACTGAAGTTGCTCGGCTTGTCCACCCTGCTGTCCGCGTCGGTCGCCGCCGCGCAGGACGTGACGATCACGTACTGGCAGTACGAGTTCGCCAGCAAGGTCACCTTGATGAACAAGCTCATCGCGCGTTTCGAAGCGCAAAATCCCGGCATCAAGGTCAAGCAGGAGACGTTTCCGTACGACGCGTACAACCAGAAGGTCGCGACGAGCATTCCCGCCGGTCAAGGCCCGGACGTCGTGAACCTCTTCTACGGTTGGTTGCCGCAGTACGTGGACGGCGGTTACCTGCAAGCGTTGCCCGCCAAGGACTTCCCCGTTCGCACCATCGACGCCAACTTCGTGCCGATGGTCAAGACGTCGAAGATCGACGGCAAGTACTACGCGCTGCCCACGGCCGTGCGCACCCTGGCGATCTTCTACAACAAGGAACTCTTCAAGCAGGCGGGCATTCGCAGCGCGCCGCGTACGTGGAACGACTTTTTGACGGCCGCCCAAAAGATCACGAAGGGCGCCGCGCCGCGCTTCACGACCCTCGGCTTCGCGATGGCGCCGGACGGTCAGGACTACCACGTGCTGCGCGAAGTGCTCCTTCGCCAGTACGGCGGCCGCCCGTACAGCGCGGACGGCAAGCAAGCGACGTACGACACCGAGGCGGGCGTCAAAGCCCTGACGTTCTACGCGGACCTCGTCACGAAGTACAAAGTCGGCGTTCCCAACTTCTTCCCGGGCAACAACGCTTACCGTGACGCGTTCATCGCGGGCCGCGCGGGCATGATCATCGACGGGTCGTTCGCTATCGGCTCGATTCGCAGCGGCGCGAAATTCGATTGGGGCGTCGCGACCCTGCCCGTCATGAATCAAGGCGGCCAGCGCGGCAACTTCGGCTCGTACTGGGTCAACGGCATCACGAAAAACGCGCGTGGAGCGAAGCTGGACGCGTCCGTGAAGTTCTTGAAGTTCCTCACGAGCGAGGAAGTCATGCGCGAGTGGCTGCGTGACGTCGGTGAAATTCCCGCGTCGCGTCGCCTGTCCAGCCAAGCGGACCTTCGCAAGGACCCCGTGTACGGTCCGTTCGTGCAGAGCCTGCCCTTCGCGACCTCGACGCTCTTCGTGGACGAAGCGGGGCAGCGGCGCGTGTGGGTCGACGCAATCAACTCCGTCATCTTGGAAAAGGGCGATCCTGCCGCCGCCTTGAAGCGCGCGGTGGCCGAGGAGCAAAAGATTCTCAACGATTACTACAAGAAGTGA